Below is a window of Panthera leo isolate Ple1 chromosome B4, P.leo_Ple1_pat1.1, whole genome shotgun sequence DNA.
ttttcattattatcaaaAGGTTCTCAAACTTCTTGGTCCTGGACCctcttttacattcttaaaaatcatttgaagacACCATAGAGTTTTTGTAATGTATTATATCTACGGATAATTACCACATTAGACAttaacctgggtggttcagttggctaagcgttcgactcttgatctcagttcaggtcttgatctcaggggggTTAGTTCATGCCCAGAGTTGGGCACCATGCTGGGAGtgaatcctattaaaaaaaaaaaaaaaaagaaagaaaagaaattaagctgaaaaattttaaatgtatttatttaaaaatttaaaaacactagtAAATTATTTGTTAACATAacgtttttaaatgaaaaataactatagtttccaaaacaaaaggaatttaGTGGTAGAAATGGCATTCTTTTACATTCTTGCAAACTTGTTTAATGTCTGGCATGATAGAAGATACCTGCTTTTGCATTAAATCTCTTGTAATAATACGTTGGATGTAGCCACTGGAATATACTATATTTCAGTGTATACTAGTGAAAGAGTGGATACCAAAAAAGGAGTGAAAAATAGTCTTAATATCATCAGGAAAgcaattttgattttttgaacCCCTTGAACCTCATCTGCCCCAAGACCACAGTCTGAGAACCACTAGTCTTAGCTTTTCCAGTTTATGTAGGTTCTCAGATGAATTCAAGATATTGTTGTCTTTTAGGGAGGCAGTAATTAtgcatttaaaatcttttcttctcacttaAGGATATCCTATGTCTCCCcagttaataaaatgttttataaataatttctcagtagtcctgcaattttctttttcagatttcctacatttttttatcattcctggttattttatgttctttgttgCTATTGTGCATGGGATCCATTTTCCCATTGTAGTTTAATCGGTTATTGTTCgcctattttattttgtatgtggcAAGTGGGTTGCTTACTGttatgttaaataatatatttggtatgctgttttttaaagaagtaacttGAAATTTTGAGTCTGTTTACAAGTTGGTATTGATATAATATTCTCAATATTCCGATATCCTCGTGTATCAGATGGAACCCCACCGTTCAATTTCTAGATTTCAAAGATATCTTCTGAAGAAGGATCTTGAATATGCTGATTGCTTTTTTGGCATCTATTCAAGTGATCATGTTTTTTAAGACACATTCATTGATTAGGACTAGATAActtctgttctcttctagaattctTCTCATTTAGATATCATCATGAAAATCAGGCCCATTTAGATTATTAACAAAATCAAAGGACATTTTGACTGTGCACCTGTtgaaggggaggaaggcagaactATGCGCAAAATGTCCCTTGAGGCTGTTCAGGTGAAATCTGGTCAGGATGGACCCACTCAGTGACCTCAGTCAGGACTTCCAGGACCAAGAGGGCAGGACCTGAAGCAGAGGTTCCAGATCTCTTGCAGCCTAAGCCCCCAGTTCCTCAAACCGCCAAAGTGAATTGGTATCCGGGGGGCAACTTCATTAGTCACTTTCCCTCTTGATCTAAAACTGATGCTTATTTTCAGCCCGGGCCCTGCGGGTGGCATGAGCCCCACGTAGGCGGGGGGGAAGTTCTCGGGGCtagggggtgcgggggggggggtgcggggggaggaaCACCAAGCCTTAAAATGAAGTGAATTTGCTCCAGGACACTGGGACTGTCTGAGCGGTTCCAGGGATCCGGGCAACCCAAGGTGGGCGCTCTGTCCACTTCCTCCACGCCTCGGCACCAGGCGAGGGAGGCGCGCGCCGAGTCTCGGGAAGCCCCCCCCGCAGCTCCCTTCGGCCGCACAAGGCCCTGCGAGGAGCCGCGGCGCAGGTGGCGGGCACACGGTGAAGACGAAGCACGTTCCCACgcccgggggaggggaggaaggaggcgcCCGCTTCCGGCCCAGGTAGCGGTCGGGGCTGCGCGGGTGCTGCTTGGAgccctgggagggggcggggcccccGCGGCGCTGGGGGCGGTGCCGGGGGCGGTGCCGCTTCCCGGCCACCAGTGGTGTGTGGGGCGCTCCCGGGCGCGGAGAGTGCGAGGTCACGGCGCCCGTGCCCGCCCCGAGCCGGCCGGGAGTATTTAAGCTGGAGCGCGGAGGGGGCGTGTGGAGAACGTGCGGGGAGAACCCGAGGGGAGGTCGCGCCTCGTCCCCGCGGCCCCGGGGAGAACTTGTGGCGGCGCCGCGTTGGGTCGGCCGCAGGGAGCTGTTGCTCGGGGATGACTTCTCTAGAAGCAGGTCTGTGGGGCCGGGGTCCCTGCAACTCTACACGCATCTGGAAAAGTTTTctaaggagagagaaagtgcagaCCAGAGCCTTGTGATTGCTGTTGAGAAATAGGGGAATCCTTCCAGAAATGATGTCATTTCAACTTGCTCACTAACAACTCTGTTCTGTTCTCCAGTAGTTTCTATCTGCACCTTGCTAAAATTTCCCTAAgacaatttaaaacaacaacaaaaaaaaatttaagtgataaTTTATTAGTACTAAGATGGTAATTGGATGTAAGCCTTGAAATAGCCTTTGTAATggtgctaaaatttaaaaagagagatttttgAAAATCCAAAGAATCCTCAtgggtttccttttttctgctattttcttGGTGATTGTAGGTGCTCTTAAAgcctcttaaatttcttttagaatTCACATCGACCCAGTGACTTTAGATTTGGTTTAGGTCAATACAAGAAAGGAGGTGCCTTATTGCTCCGTGTTAGTTGTAAAAATGCGAAAACTGAGGGGAAAATTATAGTCCTGTCATTCTACCCAAATGTTTGTAAGTTCAACGTCTAATTACTTTCCCCAGATCCTGGATGCTTATCCCTGTAACAAACACCATGACTCTGTTGTTGCGTGTCACAGGCCCAGGATCACAGCTGTAGCCTGGCCACTTTGTGTCTTGTACCTGAGCTTTATTATTCGTTACTTTCAGGCTTTTCTAAAGGTAGGTGATCAAGTCGACAAGTTCTCTGGATTTGCTGGAGCCTGAGttccaagttttgacaaataAATCAGGGTCCATGTTATTCATGCCATATTGATTTTTGTTACATTATAAAAGATCATTGTTTTCAAGTGGGAAAATTTAGAGATGTGTAAGATTTCAATGGTAACTTGTTTTTTGTGAATTTATTGGTATGATGTCTAGCATGTGAAAAATTGCTCTCATTTGCCTTAGTCCTTTTTGATTGTTATtggtgaggagaaaaaaaagtgcaAAGTGAAAGATTCAGCTTGGTGGTCTTTAATACCAGCTTGGCATATCTATTTGCGGAGAGTTTGGCCACATGGCCAAAGGGGATAGCATTGGCTTGGACATCCTTTTTCAACTGTATGTTTACAGCCTACGTTTTTTTggtgaatatatttgaaaaatagctTTTATCTGTCAAATCCAAAGTATTTGAAGGTCCATGAGTTGCTACTAATagtttggtgaatgaataaatatttgtaaatacaaaTCTACTTTATATGAATGGGGATTATATAAAGTTTTGAtgtaaaaatgtatcattttaataaCTTCTGCAATGTCCATGCTCTAAACTATTTGGTTCCaacttttcctcttctccttccttccttccttcttccttcttccttctcccttctcctttcttccttcttcttcttccttctttcttctttcttcatttttatagacAAAGATCCCTTCATTAGTCTCTCCCCTAGATCTGTAATTTGAAAGATTGTATCTAACAAAGCAAACTCCCTTTCCTTGGTAATGGGAAACAAACTCAGTCATCCATTACAGGGTAAATAGAAGGTTTCCATTAGACTTTCAAAATAATTCACAGAAGACCCCTTACCACACTGGGGACACATAGGGAATCAAGAACCTCAAATTGGGGAAATTAGTCTTCTGAATTGAGGTCATCTGTCCTTGAACACCAAACTTCTACCATGGCCTTTGACTTGGTCTTTTTCTTGACTCTACCATTTACCAGCATTATGACTTTAAAAACTCTTTCTAACCCTCAGTCCTCTTTTCTGAAAATGTGGATTACAGCAATGCCTTTCTGAAATGCTTTTTGTGAGTGTTAAATGACATAATGCATATAAAACTGTAACTACAGTGGGCACCTGGCATATAGCAAACAGTCAGAAAAATGCTAGCCACTGTTATTGTCCATTTTTCCTGAGGTCTGAGGATGATTACACCATGTGGTTAGACttatgtctattggccatctctTTGtgacaaaacccacaaaaactcaTGTGGAAGTCATAAGGAGATAACATAAAAGCTGAATTTCGTCTTTGGATATGTTTGTTTGGGTCAGCTCATCAATTTAAAATGACTGAATACTTTGAAACTatttaccaatattttaaaattagtaaattttacATACATTCCCAGAGTCCTAGCTTTTCCTGAAAAACAATAGGGCCCGGCAAGGTGGAGTTTGCACCTGTAAGCAGCTCAAAGCAGATGTGGTTGCCCACTCTGAATGGGGCATGTGCACTCTCTACTTTGCCACAAGgcctccactccctgcttttacttCGTCCAGACCAGCTTCACTCATGTATTTCACCTCCTTTGTCCCTGCAGACGTTTCAGGTTGTGATTTCTGACTCAGAAAATATCCCTTACTAATTCGAATGGGTAAATTGTGTAGCCCAAACTCTAACCCAACTTTCATCCTTAAGGAGGAGAGTAATCCTGTATTACAATTTATGAAGCATTTCTTCATAAAACTCACTTGGTACTTAAGCAACTCTGAGAATTGGTTCAGACATGCATTATCATTCCGTTTTATAGCTGTGGACATTGAAGCTTATGGATTTGTACTAAAGCTTAGAATAGTGTTCTGATGACTTAAAGTTGTTTCGGGTTCTCactaatgccatttttttttttcagagagagagagagagagagcaagtaggggagaaggtcagagggagagagagagagaaagaatcttaagtaggctccatgctgatgtggggctcgatcccacgaccctgggatcatgacttgagctgaaatcaagagcctgatgctcaactgactgagccacgcaggcaccccactAATGCCACttttaaaatatggagaaatTTTCTAGGAAATGAAAGCCTTTGCTTTGGTTCTAGCATTTATTCTAAGCAAGTACTTTTATCCCCATAATTACCAACTAGGAAAATGAGTAGTGGAAAGAATACATGTATGGAAGTACAAAAGTAGACCTTGTTTTCTCTCCCTACAAAACATCTTTAAGCAAATGAAGGGAACAAAACATTGATTATGGCTCATTCAAAACAAACCATACATATAACTAGACAAGGTCTGTTTTAAACCATACTTTGTTTCCTATGTTTTTGGAAAGCTGAAAGGGGTATGTGTCCAGTTCTTCTATTCTGCAGTAAGCTAGACCAGAGATTTCTGTGagtgtgttttaaagttttgtgaGAAAAGAGATACCTAAAACCTGTTTGGTGATTCATCCTGTTGTCTGTGTGAGGTCGTTTTATATGGCAAACTCACTTTTCTGTGGGCTTCTTTTAACCAGGAATGCTTTATTACTTTCAGAATCATGCTAGGAGAATAATCTATAGAATAAATTCAAAGCAGGGGTAGTTCATTTCTGGGTGGAGTAACTGCATGTGATCCTGATGGTCTGTGTATGAGAGAAGGTCAAACCAGCCGTGTGGAAGGTTTGAGGAAGCAGCTAGGCAAAGACAACAGGAGATCCTGCAGCAGAAAAGAGTTTAGTGTTCTCAGACCTGTCAGAAGCCAGTGGAGggtgaagacacaggaagaggCGAAGAAGAACTTAGGGTCAGTTTAGGGGCGTCAGAAACAGCCAGATCATCCAGGGTCTGGAGAACATAGTTAGAGTGTGGATTTTGAAGGATTTTTAGCAGAAAGATAATGTGATCTGGTTTCTGTGTTGAAATCATTCTGGCTGTTGTGTGAAGATAAACGACCTACACAGCTGACCTGTTGACCGTCCAGTGTGCCTCTTCCTTCATAGGCAGGAGCTCCTTTTGAATCTAACTTAAACTTTGTATGATGGGAGTTGAAGCAGCAGAAGCACAGCTTAGCAAAAGTGGGTGCACAAAGGGAAGGATCCTCCAAAAATGCTCTGCCAAAATATATGAtgagtgttttttaaagtaagaatcaATGTATTAACATATTGCTTGGTTCTGAGTAAAGCCATCTGCTGTTCTCTTTATATATGGTATCTTGAGGTTCTAGTGTTTCATATTTACCCTAAAAGCCTAAAGTTATTATTTCTGACCATCTCTTTAACCGTGTAAGGAATTTAGGAACATTTAAATCCTGTTACTACacttttaattattcattattgTCTATTATGTGTCTTACAGTCAGTGCTGGTTTAGATTTACACACATGCGTGAcaatttctttgttgtttttggcaATTTAGACTTTTCTTGTGGATCATTATCATTCTTGAAAGGTATCCTATAAACATGCTTTTTCTCAGGGGTCATCGTTGTTGAACCCCAATGTTTTTCgtggaaaatatctttttattgcCTTTGGTATTGAAAGATACTTTTATGggtacttttgtttcttttagattaatagttattttctttcatttgaatatatatatattttttgaatatatcatactaCTGTTTTCTATTGAAATATCAGCAGTCATTCCGATTGTTTTCTTCTACATGTAATGCATCTTTTCTATTTGATTGGTTTTAAgagtttctctttgtctttggtgttccatggttttattttgatatgtatCTAACTGTGAATTTCTTATCTATTCTACTTGAGCTTCCTAAATTTGAGTGTTCACACCTTTCACCTCTTTAGGAAAACTCTCAGCCATTACCTGTTGCCTTTTatccattgtttttattctttctttttcaaatggaTTGGATGTGTGTTAGAATCAGTCAGGAAAATGGTTAATACTGGGTAGTTCAACAGAGAATTTAAGATGatactatggtctgaatgtttgtatcctccCTGAATTCCTATGTGGGGATCCTGACCACAATGGTGAGGGTGTTGGGAAGGTGGGGActttggaggtgattaggtcataaaGGAAGAGCCTCACAAATGGGAGCAGTGTCCTTGTAaaggagaccccagagagctggcTCATCTGCCCCACCATGTGAGGTTGCTGCAAATCGACAGTTGTCTAGACAGTGGGCCCTTACCAGACATAGGATCTACCAGCAccgtgatcttggacttcccagctcctagaactgggagaaataaatgtttgttgtttataagccaccaatttatggtatttttgttatagcatccTGAACAGACTGACATATGAAGAACTAGTTACAAATGTTTTAGGGTATCTGAATTCCAACCAGGGGATAGTGAGGCAGTCTGTGTTTAGCAATAGCAAAAAACTCTTATCGCTGCTTGGGCTGTAGGGTTGCAATAAGGAGATAGTCTTACCAGAACCCAGAAGGTGAGGCCATCTTAGAACTATGGAAGTTTTGTCCTACAGAAACAGGGACCATGGAGAGACGTAGCCACTGATGGAGACACCATAAAAgccaaagaaagcaaaggagaaatatCCTGGTATCTCTTTTCCACCTATGATCCAGTCTCTTGCCTGAGACTCTCATGGATGGAATCTAGCAGAGAAAGAAGCCAATAGGACAAGGAGTGTGGAAAATACAGTTTTGAGATATCAGCTCTCCAGACTCAGGGCATGGAAGGTTATGCATGGATCTGAGAGCAAGTGGACCGTTCCATTCTCCTTTCCACAGCTTTCAATTGGCTTTTGTGGgttcttttttccacttcatttCCCTGTACTGCATcttgagtaatattttattgtggcaaaatgtGCTTTACATACAACTTAcccttttaatcattttaaaatgtgcagttgagtgacattaagtacatttacattatttattgtACTATTACCACCgccatctatctccagaacttttttatcttaCTAAACTAAAACACTACCGATTAAACAATAATTTCCATGCATTCCCTTTCCCCCGAACCCCTAGCAACcacaattctactttctgtctttgaatATAACTATTCTAGATACTatatatacaaatggaatcatgtaat
It encodes the following:
- the LOC122225315 gene encoding translation initiation factor IF-2-like, with the translated sequence MRVELQGPRPHRPASREVIPEQQLPAADPTRRRHKFSPGPRGRGATSPRVLPARSPHAPSALQLKYSRPARGGHGRRDLALSAPGSAPHTTGGREAAPPPAPPPAPRGPRPLPGLQAAPAQPRPLPGPEAGASFLPSPGRGNVLRLHRVPATCAAAPRRALCGRRELRGGLPETRRAPPSPGAEAWRKWTERPPWVARIPGTAQTVPVSWSKFTSF